ATATGGTAGCATATAAAAAATTCCTGTGTATGAGAATTCAATTTAATTTCAAGTTATTAAATCGAGAAATGGTTGTTACTAAGAATATAAGAGTTAAAAAAACGGTAATTAACATTGCTATTTTTGCATCTTGTAAGTCAACACTGTTTGTAAGCAAAATTAAATTATATGGACTGAACTTCTTAAGTTTTTCAAACTGAGAGAGTAGAGCAGTAGAAAAAGAGGCTGCACATGCCAAAATTCCAGCTGAGATATTTTTCTTTGTAAAGCTGCTGAAAAGTAGTGTAATCGAAATCACAAACAGGTAATAAATACACAAAAGAAAATAAACAAGAATTGTATCGGAGATAGCAATTTTTTGTCCTTCAAAAAGAAGATTAGCGTAATATCGGTTGAGGAATAAGCCTACAAACAAGAAAAAGCAAACTGCAACTAAAAAATGTAAAAACTTTGCCATAACAATTTGAGATTTACTTGCACCTTTTGTGAGAGGAAAAACTATTTTTTGAGAATATACTTCCTCATTTATACTACCTGCAGCAGTGAATATTACAAATAGCGTACCAATTTGAAAAAGATCTTTGATATAATTTGCCAATGCGTCTTTAGTCTTAAACTCAAATAGCTTGTGTATTAAATTGGCAGGAATCTTGTTACTAACAAAAGTTGGAAGAAGTTTTAACATTATTGGATCTAAGATAGAGAACAATATTATACCGGTTGCAAGAGCAATGTATTTATACTGTCTTATCCCTTCAATGAATTCTTTTTTAAAATATGCTTTAAATGTCGTCACTTTTATCTACCACCCTTATGAAGATATCTTCCAGCGAGGGCTTTTTTAAATAAAAGGATAAAATGGGCTTATCTATCTGTGCCAATACTTTTATTAATTCTCTTTTTGCAATTTCAACATTGTTAACATAAATTGAAACTTTCCCGTAGTTGTCAATATCGATTTTTCGAATATAAGGAAACTGAGACAATTTTTCTTCCAACTTGTTAGGAATACTTTCAAACTCAACACAAAAAACAGGTTGAATATATCGTTTTTGAAGGTTTTCTAAACTGTCACTGACAATTATTTTACCTTCATGCAATATTGTTACGTAGTCACAAATTCTTTCAACATCGTTTAATATGTGTGTTGAAAAAAATACTGTAATTCCTTCTTCTTTCAAGGATCTTATATGTTCCAAAACTTCAGCTCTTCCTTCTGGGTCTAAAGAAGCGGTTGGTTCATCAAGAAGCAATAGTTTAGGCTTATTAAATATTGCGACAGCTATTCCAAGTCTCTGAAGCATTCCGCCTGAAAAAGTTGAGATTTTTCTTTTAGAAACGTTTGAAAGTTTTACAATCTCAAGGACTTCTTCAGTCCTCTTTTTAATAGTTCTACTTTCAAAATTGCAAATTTGTCCTATTAAGCTTAAATACTCAACTGGTGTGAGATAACCATAGAATACAGGATTTTGAGAAAGGAATCCAATTTGTTTCACTATGGCTTTTTTGTTTGCCTTAAAATTAAGATTGTCAAATAAGATTGTTCCTTCATCAAAACTAATTAGTCCAGAAAGAATTTTCATTGTGGTTGTCTTACCTGCTCCATTCGGTCCAAGAAAACCATGGATTGTAGCAGGTTTTACTTCAAATGATATGCCTTTTAAAGCTTTTACCTTTCCAAAGCTTTTGTGAAGATTTATCACTTTCAGCAAACTTAATCACGCTCTCTTCCAAGTAACAAGTAAACTATAGGACCCACAAAGTTGAAAATAATTATTATTAGCGCCCACGTCCATTTTGGGAGATATTTTACTTTGTCATTTTTCAACTTAACAAGACAGAAAATCATAAGAACAAACTGCAGTACAATTACAGGTGTAAGCAATTTTAGCATTTCTTCTATATCCATATTTCCGAGCATCCCGAAACACTCCTTTTCAGTAAGTTGTTTTATTTTTATCTTTTAGAATTACCCTTGTGATAAGAAGATATATTATAAGACTGCTAGGAAAATTTAAAAGTCCAAATAAACCCCAGAGAAAATAGTATTTTTCGCCTCTGTTTTTAGCATCAAAGAATATATATACAGCCTGAGCCATCAATAAGAAGAATAAAATTATCAAAAGACCCATTGATATTTTTTCATCAGAAAACTGCTGGACTAAAAAAAGCAAAAAGCTCAAGCAAATAGTAGCTGTAATGAGAAAAAATACAAATGTTTTATTAATCTTCATGTTCTCACACCTTTCTCCTTAGATATCAATGATGCAGGGATTAAAATCCATGGCAACAGCGTTTCGAAAAGTATCTGAAGCCTTATGAAAAATCCAAAACCATTGATGTTAATTAGCAAAATATAAACGGATAAGATAAGAAAACTCAAAAGCAAAAATAGTAGAAGATTAACCTTTTCCTGCTTTTTGGCTTTTGCTTCTATTGCATCTTCAATGACTTTCTGGATATCTATCTTCACCAAAGGAAATTTATTCATAGGCTCAAGTTTGTTTTTTAAAAGTTTTAACTTTTTCTCAAGCAAAGTATTATCGCAATCTATTTTTTCTAAAACTTCATTTTCTACTTCTTCATAGTATTTATCAATAATTAAATTTTGAATTTTTTCACTCTTTTTTGTTTTCACTTTCCAGCACTCCTTTCTTTTCAAGCTCTTTTACCAGAAACTTTATAGCAAAATGGAGCCTTGACCTTACTGTCCCGATAGGACAGTTTAAAATTTTGGCAATTTCTTTATATTTATATCCATAAAAATGTTTCAGGACAAAAACAGCTCTGAATTTATAATCAAGCGACAAAATAGCTTTGCAAATGTCCTTGTATTCACTATTTGAAATGGCAGCATGTTCTGCGTCCTGCATATAATCTTTATATGATCCATCCAAGTAGGTATATCTTTTATTTTTTCTCAAAAAGCTTTTATATACGTTTATAGAGATTTTTATAAGCCATGTCGAAAACTTTACATCTGGTGAGAACTTATCTATGTTTATGATAGCTTTTAAAAGAGTTTCCTGGACAACATCCTGGGCAAGATGATAGTCTGCAGTCATCTTTATCACAAAACCAGAAAGAATATTTAGATTATTTTCAATAAGCTTGCAGAGAGCTTCTTTATTTCCTTTTTTTGCCTCATCTATTAATCTTTTTTCATCCACTACCTATCACTCCTGCTACAAATTAAACGCTCTGAAATACAAAAAAGTTCAAAGTGATTTGGATTACAAAAATATTAAAAAATCTTGTAAATTTGCTTATTAGTATTGATACCCCTTTTTTGCTGGGGTATGATTATAATTAGAAGGATAAACATTATGTAAAGGATGAACGAGAATGCTCAGGAGAATAATAGCAAAAGCCCTGATATTACTTATAATTTCATTAATAATAGCCCTTATTATCGAAAGCTTGTTTATGGCAGCAAGTGCAAAAAATTTAAATAAGTTGCCTGCTTCAGTTCAAAAAGCGTCAAAATCTGTAAAGCAAAATATCCAAAAAGAATTGGTTTTCCAGCAGCAGGTTGATTTGAATTCAGATGCGCAGGTGGATACAATAAGCGTTTGGCTGGATAAAAACCAGAAAAAGTATGTACTAAGTGTAAACAGTGCCCTTTATCAACCAAAAGAAAATATTTTACAGGTAATTGGAACTGAAATAGTAGATATAGATAGCAGTGATCAATACAAAGAAATTCTGTTTCATTATAGTTCAAATAAGGGTGAAAAGTATGTGATATTAGATTATAAAGGTAAAGCGCTTAAAGAACTTCTTACCTCAGATTCAAAACCGATCATTTTTGGAAATAAAGAGGTTATCGTTGAAGTAAATATGGACTTTTGGATAAAAAAAGAAAAATATGTCTTAAACCAGACACTTTCTGGTGTACGGACCTTAAAACTTTCTCCACAAGAGTTATACAATGTTGGTGTTTTTGCATATGTTAAAAAACCCTTTGTTTTATACTCTTACAGAGACCAAAAAAGCAAATTAACAATTACAAGGAAAGGAGAAAAGATAGAAATAGTAAGTTGCGACACTTCTAATTGGTTCAAAGACCAATCGAAGAAGAACAATAAGCTTTATGATTGGTACCTTATAAAAACAGAAAAAGGCTTGCAAGGATGGGCAATGCTTAAAGATTTTATGAACTGCATTGAGATTATAAAGACTCAATAGAAAGTGAGAAAGTAAAATATTTTTAAAAGGCCATTCGATTGTAAGAATGGTCTTTTTATTTTTTCAATGTAAAGATTTTATGGTATAATAAATACAAACTTTCACACCACACGGCTTATTAAAAAGGAAAGGTATATTAAAATGAAAAACATTGTCCTAACAGGCTTTATGGGAAGTGGCAAGACAACTATAGGGAGATTAGTTGCAGAAAAATTGAATATTGATCTTGTTGATACCGACTCTGAGATAATAAAAGAGTTTGGACTGACAATTGACCAGATATTCGAAATACATGGCGAGAAAAAATTTAGAGAATGCGAAAAAAGAGTTATTGAAAGAGTTTCAAAGCTTGAAAACGTTGTTATATCAACAGGTGGAGGAGTTGTTTTAGATCCTGAAAATGTAAGACTTTTAAGAGAAAATGGAGTCATTTATTTTTTGTATGCATCTCCTGAAAGTATTCTAAAAAGATTAAAAGACGATAACACAAGACCGCTTCTGAAAAATGGTGACAAACTTAGCAACATTATAAGACTTATGAACCTGAGAATGCCGTTTTATAAGAACTGTGATTTTGAGATAAACACAGATATCCTAAGTCCTGATCTTGTAGCTGAGAAGATAATTTCAATCCATATGGCAAAGGAGAGTTGGAAATGACAAGGTTTGGGCCTGCAGGTAACTCCCAGAGCTTTTACGATGCAGGATACAAGTCCAGTGTTGAAGCACCAAAGTGGCTTCATTCTATAGGGCTTTCAGCATATGAATACCAGTGCAACAAAGGTGTAAATATTTCAAAGGAAAAGGCAAGACAAATAGGAGATGAAGCTAAAAAGTATGATATACTTGTGTCAATCCATGCTCCGTATTATATAAACTTTGGCAGTCAAGAGGAAGAGAAATTGCAAAAGTCCAAGGAATATATTTATGAGTGCGTAGAGGTCGCAAAAGAAATGAAAGCAGAGAGGATTGTATTTCATCCCGGGTCTTGTGCAAAGGTTGACAGAAAACTTGCTTTTGAGACAGCTAAAAAAGCTATACTTGAGGTTGTAAATGTAGTCAAGGAAATGAAAGCAGAAGGAATTTTTTTATGTCCTGAGACAATGGGAAAGAAAAACAATCTTGGAAGTGTTGATGAAATAATAGAGATATGCAAAATTGACGAGATTCTTCTTCCAACGATTGACTTTGGACACATCAATGCATTTACTGGTGGAGGGTTAAAAACCAAAGAGGATTTTGTGAATCTTTTAAAAAAATTTATAGACCAGCTTGGATACGAGAGAATGAGAAGATTTCACAGTCACTTTAGCAGAATTGAATACACATCACAAGGAGAAAAGAAGCACTGGAATTATGAGGACAAGCAATATGAACCTGACTTTGAGCCGTTGGCAGAGGCTCTTGTTGAGCTA
This Caldicellulosiruptor changbaiensis DNA region includes the following protein-coding sequences:
- a CDS encoding ABC transporter permease, which codes for MTTFKAYFKKEFIEGIRQYKYIALATGIILFSILDPIMLKLLPTFVSNKIPANLIHKLFEFKTKDALANYIKDLFQIGTLFVIFTAAGSINEEVYSQKIVFPLTKGASKSQIVMAKFLHFLVAVCFFLFVGLFLNRYYANLLFEGQKIAISDTILVYFLLCIYYLFVISITLLFSSFTKKNISAGILACAASFSTALLSQFEKLKKFSPYNLILLTNSVDLQDAKIAMLITVFLTLIFLVTTISRFNNLKLN
- a CDS encoding ABC transporter ATP-binding protein; translation: MLKVINLHKSFGKVKALKGISFEVKPATIHGFLGPNGAGKTTTMKILSGLISFDEGTILFDNLNFKANKKAIVKQIGFLSQNPVFYGYLTPVEYLSLIGQICNFESRTIKKRTEEVLEIVKLSNVSKRKISTFSGGMLQRLGIAVAIFNKPKLLLLDEPTASLDPEGRAEVLEHIRSLKEEGITVFFSTHILNDVERICDYVTILHEGKIIVSDSLENLQKRYIQPVFCVEFESIPNKLEEKLSQFPYIRKIDIDNYGKVSIYVNNVEIAKRELIKVLAQIDKPILSFYLKKPSLEDIFIRVVDKSDDI
- a CDS encoding PLD nuclease N-terminal domain-containing protein; this encodes MLGNMDIEEMLKLLTPVIVLQFVLMIFCLVKLKNDKVKYLPKWTWALIIIIFNFVGPIVYLLLGRERD
- the sigY gene encoding RNA polymerase sigma factor SigY, with product MDEKRLIDEAKKGNKEALCKLIENNLNILSGFVIKMTADYHLAQDVVQETLLKAIINIDKFSPDVKFSTWLIKISINVYKSFLRKNKRYTYLDGSYKDYMQDAEHAAISNSEYKDICKAILSLDYKFRAVFVLKHFYGYKYKEIAKILNCPIGTVRSRLHFAIKFLVKELEKKGVLESENKKE
- a CDS encoding shikimate kinase codes for the protein MKNIVLTGFMGSGKTTIGRLVAEKLNIDLVDTDSEIIKEFGLTIDQIFEIHGEKKFRECEKRVIERVSKLENVVISTGGGVVLDPENVRLLRENGVIYFLYASPESILKRLKDDNTRPLLKNGDKLSNIIRLMNLRMPFYKNCDFEINTDILSPDLVAEKIISIHMAKESWK
- a CDS encoding TIM barrel protein; the encoded protein is MTRFGPAGNSQSFYDAGYKSSVEAPKWLHSIGLSAYEYQCNKGVNISKEKARQIGDEAKKYDILVSIHAPYYINFGSQEEEKLQKSKEYIYECVEVAKEMKAERIVFHPGSCAKVDRKLAFETAKKAILEVVNVVKEMKAEGIFLCPETMGKKNNLGSVDEIIEICKIDEILLPTIDFGHINAFTGGGLKTKEDFVNLLKKFIDQLGYERMRRFHSHFSRIEYTSQGEKKHWNYEDKQYEPDFEPLAEALVELKLEPVIICESKDYMSEDALVLKKIYYEILEKRM